GCCCGTTTCTCCTCGAGGCGGGCCACCAGCCGGGTCATGGCGGCCACGGCCTCCTCGGGCGCGGTGTCGTAGCCCGTCGACCTGTCCGCCACCACCACGAACGCCAGGCCCTGGATGGTGGCGGCGACGAGCTCGGGTGGGTACTCGTCCGGGTCGAGGCCGTACTCGCCGAGAATCGTGGCCAGTTTCTCGATCTGCATCTGCCGGAGCTCGCGGGCCACCCGGCCGACCTCCGCCCGCAGCGCCGGGCGGTGGTTCGCCGCGGCCGCGAACTCAACCGTCAGGGCCGTCGCGCGGGAATCCGAGACGAGTTCCCACCAGGCGCGCAACGGCTCCGCCGAGGCCAGCGCCGCGGTCATCTGCTCCACCGTGCGCTGCGCGCGCCGCCGCAGGACCGCCACGAACAGGTCGTCGATCGTCGGGAAGTAGTAGTGCACGAGCGGGGCGGTGATGGCGACCCGGGCGGCCACGCTCCGGGAGCTGACCGCCGCGTAGCCCTCCCGGAGGATGATCTCCTCGGTCGCG
This genomic stretch from Parafrankia discariae harbors:
- a CDS encoding TetR/AcrR family transcriptional regulator → MTAPRRRRAATVEKATRLLDATEEIILREGYAAVSSRSVAARVAITAPLVHYYFPTIDDLFVAVLRRRAQRTVEQMTAALASAEPLRAWWELVSDSRATALTVEFAAAANHRPALRAEVGRVARELRQMQIEKLATILGEYGLDPDEYPPELVAATIQGLAFVVVADRSTGYDTAPEEAVAAMTRLVARLEEKRARRPPPG